A region from the Rhodamnia argentea isolate NSW1041297 chromosome 7, ASM2092103v1, whole genome shotgun sequence genome encodes:
- the LOC125312521 gene encoding glutathione transferase GST 23-like → MAKLKIIVSPTSFFCTRIEWALKLKGLEYELTFEDWSKGKSELLLRSNPAHKKVPVLLDDGVVIAESKVILEYIDEKWKGGDLYPLLPQDPYERAQARFWAQFADDKCFIGTWGACRAEDAQEKEKAVEAALESFTFLEKQIKGKKFFAGDKIGYLDLVAGWISHWLGVLEEAGGLKILDAERFPSLHEWAQNFAEIPPIKECLPPRDMLVNYWTALLSRLRSSAPSKL, encoded by the exons ATGGCTAAGTTGAAGATCATCGTCTCTCCGACGAGCTTCTTCTGCACAAGGATCGAGTGGGCTCTAAAGCTGAAGGGCCTCGAGTACGAGCTCACTTTTGAAGACTGGAGCAAGGGGAAGAGCGAACTGCTTTTGAGGTCGAACCCGGCGCACAAGAAGGTGCCGGTGCTTCTGGACGATGGGGTCGTGATCGCGGAGTCGAAAGTGATTCTGGAGTACATTGATGAGAAGTGGAAGGGAGGTGATCTTTATCCGTTGCTGCCTCAGGACCCTTATGAGAGAGCTCAAGCTCGTTTCTGGGCTCAGTTTGCTGATGACAAG TGTTTCATCGGCACTTGGGGAGCCTGTCGTGCCGAAGATGCGCAGGAAAAGGAGAAAGCAGTGGAGGCTGCATTGGAGTCTTTCACATTTCTGGAGAAGCAGATCAAAGGGAAGAAGTTCTTCGCGGGAGACAAGATAGGCTATTTGGATCTCGTGGCCGGTTGGATCTCGCATTGGCTTGGCGTCTTGGAAGAAGCAGGAGGCCTGAAGATACTTGATGCCGAGAGGTTCCCATCCCTTCATGAATGGGCACAAAACTTTGCCGAAATTCCGCCGATTAAGGAATGCCTTCCACCTAGAGATATGCTGGTTAACTATTGGACTGCTCTCCTGAGCCGCCTGCGTTCCTCAGCACCGAGCAAGCTATAA
- the LOC115737690 gene encoding glutathione transferase GST 23-like, which produces MAKLKIIVSPTSFFCTRVEWALKLKGLEYELTFEDWRKGKSELLLRSNPAHKKVPVLLDDGVVIAESKVILEYIDEKWKGGDLYPLLPQDPYERAQARFWAEFADDKCAFGTWGACGAQDAQEKEKAVEAALESFAYLEKQIEGKKFFAGDKIGYLDLVAGWIPHWLGVMEEVGGLKILDAERFPSLHEWAQNFVEIPLIKECLPPRDRLVNHLTARLSDLRSSAPSKP; this is translated from the exons ATGGCTAAGTTGAAGATCATAGTCTCTCCGACGAGCTTCTTCTGCACAAGGGTCGAGTGGGCTCTAAAGCTGAAGGGCCTCGAGTACGAGCTCACTTTCGAAGACTGGAGAAAGGGGAAGAGCGAACTGCTTTTGAGGTCGAACCCGGCGCACAAGAAGGTGCCGGTGCTTCTGGACGATGGGGTCGTGATCGCGGAGTCGAAAGTGATTCTGGAGTACATCGACGAGAAGTGGAAGGGAGGTGATCTTTATCCGTTGCTGCCTCAGGACCCGTACGAGAGAGCTCAAGCTCGTTTCTGGGCTGAGTTTGCTGATGACAAG TGTGCCTTCGGCACTTGGGGAGCCTGTGGCGCCCAAGATGCGCAGGAAAAGGAGAAAGCAGTGGAGGCTGCATTGGAGTCTTTCGCATATCTCGAGAAGCAGATCGAAGGGAAGAAGTTCTTCGCCGGAGACAAGATAGGCTATTTGGATCTCGTGGCTGGTTGGATCCCGCATTGGCTCGGCGTCATGGAAGAAGTCGGAGGCCTGAAGATACTCGATGCCGAGAGGTTCCCATCCCTTCACGAATGGGCACAAAACTTTGTCGAAATTCCGCTGATTAAGGAATGCCTTCCACCTAGAGATAGGCTGGTTAACCATTTGACTGCTCGCCTGAGCGACCTGCGTTCCTCAGCACCGAGCAAGCCATAA
- the LOC115737677 gene encoding tubulin beta-1 chain yields MREILHVQGGQCGNQIGSKFWEVVCDEHGIDPTGRYTGTSDLQLERVNVYYNEASCGRFVPRAVLMDLEPGTMDSVRTGPYGQIFRPDNFVFGQSGAGNNWAKGHYTEGAELIDSVLDVVRKEAENCDCLQGFQVCHSLGGGTGSGMGTLLISKIREEYPDRMMLTFSVFPSPKVSDTVVEPYNATLSVHQLVENADECMVLDNEALYDICFRTLKLTTPSFGDLNHLISATMSGVTCCLRFPGQLNSDLRKLAVNLIPFPRLHFFMVGFAPLTSRGSQQYRALTVPELTQQMWDSKNMMCAADPRHGRYLTASAMFRGKMSTKEVDEQMINVQNKNSSYFVEWIPNNVKSSVCDIPPRGLSMASTFIGNSTSIQEMFRRVSEQFTAMFRRKAFLHWYTGEGMDEMEFTEAESNMNDLVSEYQQYQDATADEDGDYEDEEEEEIPDDM; encoded by the exons ATGAGAGAGATCCTTCATGTTCAAGGCGGACAATGTGGGAACCAGATTGGATCCAAATTTTGGGAAGTCGTCTGTGACGAACATGGGATAGATCCGACTGGACGGTACACGGGGACATCTGATCTGCAGCTTGAGCGTGTCAATGTCTACTACAATGAGGCATCTTGCGGTAGATTTGTTCCTCGAGCTGTGCTGATGGATCTTGAACCGGGCACCATGGATAGCGTTCGAACTGGTCCCTATGGACAGATCTTTAGGCCTGATAACTTTGTGTTTGGGCAATCTGGTGCTGGGAATAACTGGGCGAAGGGGCACTATACTGAAGGTGCTGAGCTTATTGATTCAGTTCTTGATGTTGTGAGAAAGGAGGCTGAGAACTGCGATTGTCTTCAAG GTTTCCAAGTATGCCATTCACTTGGTGGAGGAACTGGCTCTGGAATGGGCACTTTGCTCATCTCAAAAATCAGGGAGGAATACCCTGATAGGATGATGCTGACATTCTCCGTGTTCCCTTCTCCTAAGGTTTCTGATACAGTGGTCGAGCCTTACAATGCCACCCTTTCTGTCCATCAACTTGTCGAGAATGCAGATGAATGCATGGTTCTGGACAACGAAGCTTTGTATGATATATGTTTCCGGACACTCAAGCTGACAACCCCTAGCT TTGGCGATCTGAACCACCTGATCTCTGCAACCATGAGTGGAGTTACCTGTTGCCTCCGTTTCCCTGGTCAACTGAACTCTGACCTGAGGAAACTTGCTGTTAACCTGATCCCCTTCCCTCGCCTGCACTTCTTTATGGTTGGTTTTGCCCCTCTGACCTCTCGCGGTTCCCAGCAGTATCGCGCATTGACAGTGCCAGAACTCACACAACAGATGTGGGATTCCAAGAACATGATGTGCGCTGCTGACCCAAGGCATGGTCGCTACCTTACTGCATCGGCCATGTTCAGGGGCAAGATGAGTACCAAGGAGGTCGATGAGCAAATGATAAATGTGCAGAACAAGAACTCTTCCTACTTTGTGGAGTGGATTCCGAACAATGTGAAATCAAGCGTGTGCGACATTCCTCCTAGGGGGCTTTCCATGGCTTCCACATTTATCGGGAATTCGACTTCCATCCAGGAAATGTTTAGGAGGGTGAGCGAGCAGTTCACTGCCATGTTCAGGAGAAAGGCTTTCTTGCACTGGTACACCGGCGAAGGAATGGATGAAATGGAATTCACCGAGGCGGAGAGCAACATGAACGATCTTGTGTCGGAGTATCAGCAATATCAAGATGCGACTGCCGACGAAGATGGTGATTAtgaagatgaggaggaggaggaaatacCGGATGACATGTGA